A window of Phragmites australis chromosome 15, lpPhrAust1.1, whole genome shotgun sequence genomic DNA:
CGATGACATCCTGGAACTAATCGTTGACCTGCTCGACAAGGTCGTGGAGGTGAGGAAGAAGCTGCTCGACCTTTGCAGCGACAATGGCATCGATTGACCTGAGCAGCTGCACAACAAACACCATGGCACAAGCTGTCTGCATTGCAGCCGCAATGGCCTTGCTTAACATTGGTGAAacttatggattttttttcttctaaaaagcCGCTTATATAAAAAACTGCTTATGACTTCTAAGAAAAACGGTTAGCTTATGTGTTTAATTTTTAGGCTCCTAGCACaccagtttttcagaaaatctGGCCTCAGctagcttatcagcttttagtttatttcaccAGAAACCAGCTTATCAAAAAAGTCATAAGACATTAATAAGTTTGACATTTATTTCAGCTTATCAACTTTTCTGAGAAACAGAAGCTGCTGATAAGCAGAAACAAACATAGCCAATATAAGTGTCGAGAAGCTCTAGTTGTTGGCTTCTTATGTTTTCCTCGAGTGTCTCTTCTTACATCTCTGTACCTCAATCTCTAATGAAAAACTAAGGGTATTACAAACATTGCACAATCAAAGTAAACATCTAACTCATCTCAGAATCTAATATGCAAAACAATTCTAAGCTTTTGGATTCTCAACTTTTACAATctaggtttttaaaatttacaatTTAGGAACTGCTTTTTATAAttcaaagctaaaacaaacagactaTTAGTATTTTACTGGTCTTTTACTATGGTAATTGATAGCTTGTAAAAAATACTAGGTCAATCTAGGAAGAACTAGATGacttttttattaaaaagaaatatacacttaaatttatattaaaaaactcAAACTTAGATAATCTAAACGTATATTCACACCATCAATTAACTGACCTAGACTGTGTTCCTGAATGGCTTATTTGTCTATGTAGTCATGGAATCTTGAATTCTCATGGGAAGTCATATACAGTTTCGCAAATTTCTACTGTTctaacaaaaaaatttaaatcaatGTATCATCGAAATCCCTCGCTGAAAAAGTGGATTGTAGATATTCTACATGGGAATTGCTTCCCGTACCCTGCACTACTGATTCTACTGTGATGGTTAACACTTTAATTGAGTTTGATCTAATAGTTGTTGTTTCAGAAATGACGTGGCATGGCATAGATGCAGCGTGGTGCGGTGCTTTGCCACCACCGTTCCCCTTTCTTGCGGTGAAGGAAAGAACCCCACGCTTCCCTCACTCCAACACCGCCCATCTAAAATCTGACGGTCTCGATCACCCACCGACCTCCCCTAGTCCACCCTCTTCTCCCACTCCCCACTTCCGCCTCAACAAATCCCCCaacaaaaccctagccgccgtcCCCACAGGTCCCCCCCccactcctcctcctcacccctTCCACCACCTGCTCGGTCTCCGGCGATCCCAAGAGGCACGGCGACGATGAACGTGAAGGGCGGCGGACGGATTCCGGTCCCTCCGGCGGGGGCCGGCACGCTGGTGAAGGTGGCGGTGTTTGGCGGCGCCGCCGTGTACGCCGCCGTGAACAGCCTCTACAACGTCGAGGGCGGGCACCGTGCCATCGTCTTCAACCGCATCCAGGGCATCAAGGACAAGGTCTGGACACCGTAGAcgtttctctctttcttgctGTCCCCTTCTCTCCGTTTCGACGTGCGGTGGTTCGTTGTGGGGGTagagatttggtttggttgtgcTTAGGGCGCGATTGGTTGGGAAATGGGGCTATCCGCGGTGAGATGGATTTCAGCCTAGATGATGCTTTTGAGAAGATTTCTTTGGATCACTGGGTACATTCCTGTAAATCTAAGCTAGTCATGCGTGTTACTTTCAGCAAAAATCGGAAACATGCCATGCGCGGTCGTAGCAGCTTTCAAATTGTGAGCAGGATTGGTATCCTTTTTCTCGTTGGTGAAATGTGGCTAGAGGTACTGCGGTTTGGTGGATTGCAACCCGGGATGTTTTTAAGCAATTATTTGGATTTCTGCGTACGTTCTGGTAAATCTGAGCTAATATTATGTTACTCTGAGCAAAACTTGAGGTTGTGGCTTGTCAAAAATGTCATCATTGGACACCACACCGTTTTTCTTGCTTTATAATCATTTACCATGAGATGGTTCAAATTCTGGGCCTTGATTGTGGGAACTGGTGTTGAGGGCTTGCAAGACCATTCCAATTTGTAGTATAATTGTAGTGATTTCAGCTGTCTGATTCCTTGTTTTTACATCTACTATCTGAACAGCGTGCTAAATCTATCGTTGAAAATTGTAGTTTGCTGCGTCTCTGTCCATTCGTATGCTATAAGGTTTGATTTGGATGTGATTAATCAACTTTATATCTTCTGGTGTTTCTCTTTTGATTTCTGCTATGTTAGTTTAACTGTTGTATGCATTTTTGGTGCTCTTTATTTGTTCTTTAAACGAAATCAACTatcttaatttattttatacaGAAGCATCTTATGATCAGATGATAATTTACTATCTCCTTTTTTATGTAACCTATAAAAATTGTAGTTAGTGACTTCATTCAGTTTTTAGATGCTTCATTGCTGATTTATTTCCAGGTCATGGTCTGTTAGTGATTAGTGAAGTGTTGTTTTGAGCCCATGCTGTTATCTGCAACATTTCTCGAGGCAACCAATTAGGTTTTACAAATTCAAAATGGAAGAGGTGTTATTGGTGTCCACTGTCTCGGTCTCTCCCGTTTTCATCATGTAATGTTAGCCATTCTGAGGGATGATTTGTAGTACCTTTGTCTTTGATGGCCCTAGAGTTGTAAGGATCTCATGTGTGATTTTACTTATTCCTGAATGCAGTGTTCTTGTATGCCTGAATGCTCTATAATTTTACTGGGAAATACTTGCCAGTATTTACATCATATTTGGTATACTGATAGTGTGAATTCCACGCCGTCATAGCACCATAAAATGTGTTGGGGTTTGTTTCGGTGCTAGTTTTGTGTCATGGGGAGAAAGAGGAATGGGGTTTTATGTGTGATTATTCTTCTCTGATTATTATTAATACAGAGCCTACTTGTCAGCATTCAGTAAGTCTTGTGTTGCGAGGACACAGGCGAGCTTTACAAAGTCCTCTTCTTTTTGTCACAATAgggcacaaaaaaaaagaagttcgCTAAAAGGTATACATATGCATGCTTCGTTAAGTCTAATGAAGGGCTAAGCTAACGAAGCATGTCTTTCAGCTTAATCCAGTTTTTGTAATTACAAAGGACTTGATTTATCAGTTTTACTCTGTATGAGTTGGACTATAAGCTTCGCCCGAAGGTGTATTTGATACTACGTAAATAGCACAAAGCTTGAGTTGCGAGTTAGCTTGAATGAACGTAACAATTTTATATGCATAATATGAATGCTTGGATGGATATGTATGACGCCCAGCTTGCACTAGCTCAATTAATATAGAAGCATACCCATTATAGCTTAATTTATCTTGTTTCAATTGAATAATTAGTTTAAAGCTCAAAGACGGTTTGTGATTGTTTGTTTAATCTTGAGCATACTTCTAACTGAATCAGGACCTGTGCCTGTCTAAGTAGGTCGTGATTGTCGATCTTTTATGATATCTTTCAGTGCGCCAGAACTTGTTGATGTTCTTGGAGGATTTCTTATTGTGCAATATGATTTTTTGGGACGTTTTGTAGATTGGGGTTATCTTTTAATATGTGCACCTTAGTTTATGTTCCCCTAGATAATGAACCGGTTCAATTTACTTCAAACCTTTTCTTCATGCAGGTATACCCTGAAGGGACTCACTTTATGATCCCATTGTTTGAACGGCCAATCATTTACGATGTCCGTGCTCGCCCGAATCTTGTTGAGAGTACTTCTGGAAGCAGGGATCTTCAGATGGTAAATATACACATCACTTATAGTCCAATGGTTCCAACTTGCTATTCTTCATGTTTTGGAATTTGTGCTTCTAGTTCTTGTATAAATGTTGCTATCTGCTGCTTCAAATGCATGCTTCTCTGTCGCTTGGTGATTGCATCAAGTTGAGCTGAAATTTGGTCGACAAACCCGTTGATTTATTGTTCATTTGATCCTACAGTAGCCTTCATTGGCTGTTACAAACTAAAGAATTATGTTCCACCTGTGGTTTCTTTGCAATTTACATTGAAATACTTGTTCATAAAATTCATTGGGGAGCAATCATTGCTAGTTTGCTACAAAAGCTGTCACCAAttaacctcaacccagatgatcTTGTAGTTTATTTGGCCAGTATTCATTGTTGCCATTTGGAGTGCTTTAGCCTACGAGATATGAACAAGACACTTTTGTTTTGCATGTTTTATGCATGTTCATTTATCCACATTTATTCTGGTTATGTTTACGCCTTTTTGAGTGTTATGATGTGGCATTCTGATACCTCttttcatatgatggattgcaCTACAAATCATCTTTCTTATTTATTTTGGCATCAGTATGAACATGTAACTATGTTTTGTCTCTAGATTGGCCTGTTATATTATCTTCTGCAAAAGTAGAGATTCTGCTAATAGCATGGCAATCCCTTTTGTGGCTTATGATACTTCGCaaaatgctaatttttttttcttctgtttaaAGTTTGATGCCCTTTTTTGGTTTTACCATAGTATATTATTCTAGTTCATGAAATAATGCATATTTCTTGGGTAATGTAAGCTATCATTAATCATGTGGCTAGTGGCTTATTTCATGGCACGTGCTATTATGTTCAAAGTTTTTTTATGCTGATCTGAATGATAGAACACGGAattcttttcctattttgagATTCTTATCTATTATCTGTACTCTATTTTGGCAGGTGAAAATCGGTCTCCGTGTCCTCACAAGGCCTATGCCCGAGAGGCTACCAACTATCTACAGGACTCTGGGGGAAAACTTCAATGAGAGAGTTTTGCCTTCGATCATTCATGAAACACTGAAAGCTGTTGTCGCTCAGTACAATGCTAGTCAGCTAATCACACAGAGAGAGGTAACATGTCTGTATATTTGTCTATCATTTTGAAAGAAGCTAATACTAAAGAGTGCAGACTGTTTTCTCTTTATCCCTCCAATTTCAGACTGTGAGTAGGGAGATTAGGAAGATACTGACTGAGAGGGCTAGATACTTCAACATTGCCCTTGATGACGTTTCCATTACAAGCCTGAGCTTTGGGAAGGAGTTTACTCATGCCATTGAAGCCAAACAGGTTGCTGCACAAGAAGCTGAGCGTGCAAAGTTCATTGTTGAGAAAGCTGAGCAAGATAAGAGGAGTGCTATTATCAGGGCACAGGTAAGGAACCTACTCTTGTAGAAGTCTAGTGACTGTGTCTGAGAAATTTAGAAGAAAAGTAAGAGGAAGATAAACAGTTACTTTGATGATTTTGGTTGCAACATTGCCAAGATTTTTACTTCAATTGAACTATAGTGCCCTCATGTTATGTTTTAACTCTTGTGCCTCTATTGCTTCTCATGTTATGTTTTAACTCTAGTGCCCTCTATTGCTGTGGCAGCAATAGAGGCACAATTGATTGTATTCTTATTTTTCAATGTCTTAGTGGATGTCATTGCGTTTGGTAGCTTAACCTGCCTCTAAAACACAATTTGCTTTTTTGTCTGTTGTGAACAGGGTGAGGCTAAGAGTGCAGAACTTATTGGTCAAGCCATCGCAAACAACCCTGCTTTCCTTGCCCTCAGGCAGATAGAAGCTGCGAGGGAGATCTCTCATACAATTTCGTCCTCAGCCAACAAGGTCTTCCTTGACTCCAACGACCTGTTGCTGAACCTCCAGCAGCTGTCGGTGTTGAACAAGCAGAAGAAATGATGTCCTATTGCCTTGTTCCGAGTTGATAGTGGATGTCACAGTACCAGACGTCACGAGGAATGCTCGGTTTTGAGCACCTGGCAAACATCCTGGGAAGCAAACTGGCTGGTCTTATTGGACCATGCCAGTCCTCGAGGAAGTACAATAAGGAACGCATTATGTTTTAAGATCTCAATTTGTGATGATTGCTAGATTTCTGTTCCTTTTGGGATTAGCCGGTGCTGCTGGATTTTCTGCTGGTAGGCTTTGTGAAACATAATTTCTTGCTTCCCGAAGCTAGCCTACAGCGTCTTGGTGGCATGGCAAGCTTTTGTTGAGAAATGAACAGCAACTGCAGGActgactgctgctgctgaacGGGCTCCATGGCAGGAAAGGAGTTCACGACTTGATGTGAGATCAGCGGGCATCAGGAGACTTACGAGTATTAGATAAATAGTTAGCATCACTATATTCAACTATAGTCATGTCTTGAGTCAtagctagcatcacattcaactATAGTCATGTCTTAGTCTTCTGACAGAATAAATAAGATCTTTTGTACTTTGAAAATATTTGAGTATATTCGTTACTCCTGTTAGATGGCGTTTTATTGGAGCCTTGCTATGTCTAGCTAGAAAGTGAACTTTTAAATGCAAATAAAAGGAGAAGTATGGTTATAAGGGAtaaagtttttcaaaaatattcaCATAAATAAATGAAGTTATCTTTCAAACAGTAAATGCAAGATACTAATGGATATTCA
This region includes:
- the LOC133893091 gene encoding prohibitin-2, mitochondrial-like encodes the protein MNVKGGGRIPVPPAGAGTLVKVAVFGGAAVYAAVNSLYNVEGGHRAIVFNRIQGIKDKVYPEGTHFMIPLFERPIIYDVRARPNLVESTSGSRDLQMVKIGLRVLTRPMPERLPTIYRTLGENFNERVLPSIIHETLKAVVAQYNASQLITQRETVSREIRKILTERARYFNIALDDVSITSLSFGKEFTHAIEAKQVAAQEAERAKFIVEKAEQDKRSAIIRAQGEAKSAELIGQAIANNPAFLALRQIEAAREISHTISSSANKVFLDSNDLLLNLQQLSVLNKQKK